The nucleotide sequence TAAAGCTCGTATGGTAACTAATCTTTAAGTAAAGAATAGTTACCATCGAAATCCTAAAAATATAAATTTTAATTGGGGTTCTATAAGGTTAGTAGTTCTGACTACCTATACCAGATAAAAGTGCTACACCTCCAAGAAAAACAAAGAAAATAATACTCAATATAATAAGGATCACATAAAGTAAAAGCATTCCTTTAGCCCAATTTCTACGTGTATGATTTAAATCTCCACCAAATGCCCATACTAAAAGCATAATAATACCAATAAACGGAAGACCCGCTACAAAAACGTAAAGCGCCCATTTTTTTGGTGAAATGTAATTAGGTTGTTCTGGCTGATTGTAAACTTCCATTATTTTGATTTTGGTTATCTATTGAAAGACGAAAACTATTTGGTGTTAGCATAGTTCCTAAAATACTGAAACTTTACCACAAACTACGAAAGTCAATATCTAAAACCTATGCATAAATAAACTGAATATCTTTTTCAATATCAGGATGTAAACTGTAAAACACAGGACAGGTTTTGGCGGCATTCTGTAAAATCTTTCTATCCTTATCCTCCAAATCTGATTCTAAAGTTAGCTTTACTTCGATTTTAGAAATACGTCTAGGCTCACTCGCCATTGTTTTGATAACTTCAGCAGTTGCTCCTTTAATGGAAATATCCATTGCTTCAGCCTTAATACCCATAATTGTTAGCATACAGGTAGCTAAAGCGGTCGCTACAGCATCGGTTGGCGAAAAAGACTCTCCTAAACCATGATTATCAACTGGAGCATCTGTTATTATTTTAGTACTGCTTTGCAGATGTTCTGCCTCAGTCCTTAAATTCCCTAAGTATGTTACTTTTGCTGTCATCGGCTATTTGTAAAGTTAAGTCTGGATTTATCTGAAGAATATAAACGGCCTTATTTCTAAATCCGCCACCAGTCTGCGGCTCATATAAAAATTTATTTTCGTGATATTCTGTAAAACCTTTAAAGTCATTAAAAGAGGCGTAAATATCTTTAGAAGCCGCCAATCTCAATAAAACATCCATAGTCAAATCGTAACCTCTAACAGCATATTGATTAGGTGTAACTCCAAATTCGTTCTCGTACTTCTCTAAAAACGTTGAAGAAATCTCTGGATCGTATTCTTTTTCTACTGATGGATAATGGAAATACAACTTTCCTAAATCTGCGTTAGAAATACTTTCATTGTCATAACTATCACTTTTACTTGTCGTAAAAAGCGTGATATTCAATTCATCTCTTAAAAGACGATTTAAAGCTGAAACTGTACTACTAATAATACCTACGCTACTCGACTCTAAGATCACCCAGTTTT is from Zunongwangia endophytica and encodes:
- a CDS encoding OsmC family protein, coding for MTAKVTYLGNLRTEAEHLQSSTKIITDAPVDNHGLGESFSPTDAVATALATCMLTIMGIKAEAMDISIKGATAEVIKTMASEPRRISKIEVKLTLESDLEDKDRKILQNAAKTCPVFYSLHPDIEKDIQFIYA